The Dioscorea cayenensis subsp. rotundata cultivar TDr96_F1 chromosome 7, TDr96_F1_v2_PseudoChromosome.rev07_lg8_w22 25.fasta, whole genome shotgun sequence genome includes a region encoding these proteins:
- the LOC120264715 gene encoding serine/threonine-protein kinase PBL27: MGCWPCFGSDKNKGEEKKPGGDFRKEGSTAPSVTRVASDKSKSRDGSESKKEASAPKDGNPGHIAAQTFTFRELAAATKNFRQECLLGEGGFGRVYKGRLESTGQVVAVKQLDRNGLQGNREFLVEVLMLSLLHHPNLVSLIGYCADGDQRLLVYEFMPLGSLEDHLHDVPSHKEPLDWNTRMKIAAGAARGLEYLHDKANPPVIYRDFKSSNILLDEGFFPKLSDFGLAKLGPVGDKTHVSTRVMGTYGYCAPEYAMTGQLTLKSDVYSFGVVFLELITGRKAIDSARPTGEQNLVAWARPLFKDRRKFPKMADPLLQGHYPMRGLYQALAVAAMCLQEQAATRPLIGDVVTALSYLASQTYDPNATASQRVGPSTPRSREDRRNLGSVSDSQFAHSPHRNSPDFRQRDLTRGSSRGDSASGSGRKGILDEFDRQDSQKDSPIHGTKARDSPKNLNRDLNRELAIAEAKVWGENWRERKRTNTPGSFDGTNE, encoded by the exons ACAAATCAAAGTCGCGGGATGGCTCTGAGTCCAAGAAGGAAGCATCTGCACCAAAAGATGGAAATCCTGGACATATTGCTGCACAAACATTTACATTTCGTGAGCTTGCTGCAGCTACCAAAAACTTTAGacaagaatgccttttgggtgaAGGGGGTTTTGGTCGTGTGTACAAAGGACGATTGGAAAGCACTGGTCAG GTCGTTGCTGTGAAGCAACTTGACAGGAATGGACTTCAAGGAAATAGAGAGTTTCTTGTTGAGGTACTCATGCTTAGTCTGTTGCATCATCCCAATCTTGTGAGTCTGATTGGTTACTGTGCTGATGGGGATCAACGCCTTCTGGTGTATGAGTTTATGCCACTGGGATCATTGGAGGATCATTTACACG atgtcCCATCTCACAAGGAACCCCTTGACTGGAATACACGGATGAAGATCGCAGCTGGTGCAGCAAGAGGCTTGGAATATTTGCATGATAAAGCAAACCCACCTGTTATTTACAGAGACTTCAAATCATCAAACATCCTTCTTGATGAAGGATTTTTCCCAAAGCTGTCAGATTTCGGGCTCGCAAAACTTGGTCCAGTTGGTGACAAGACTCATGTCTCAACAAGGGTTATGGGAACATATGGTTATTGTGCTCCTGAATATGCTATGACTGGACAATTGACGCTGAAGTCTGATGTTTATAGTTTCGGTGTTGTCTTTCTTGAGCTGATCACTGGCCGGAAAGCAATTGACAGTGCTCGGCCTACTGGAGAGCAGAACCTGGTGGCTTGG GCCCGTCCTTTATTCAAAGACCGAAGGAAGTTCCCTAAAATGGCAGACCCATTGTTGCAAGGCCATTACCCAATGAGAGGCCTGTACCAAGCTTTGGCAGTTGCAGCCATGTGTTTACAGGAACAAGCCGCAACACGGCCTCTTATCGGCGATGTTGTCACTGCACTTTCATATCTGGCCTCACAAACTTATGATCCAAATGCAACTGCTTCTCAAAGGGTTGGCCCGTCGACTCCGCGGTCTAGGGAGGATCGAAGGAATCTTGGTAGTGTGTCTGATAGTCAGTTTGCCCATTCCCCTCACCGAAACTCCCCGGACTTCCGACAGAGGGACCTTACCCGGGGATCAAGCAGAGGAGATTCCGCTAGTGGTTCTGGCCGAAAGGGCATCTTAGATGAATTCGACAGACAGGACTCTCAAAAAGACAGCCCAATCCATGGAACAAAAGCAAGAGACTCTCCAAAGAATCTCAACCGAGACCTCAATCGAGAACTTGCAATCGCCGAGGCCAAAGTTTGGGGTGAGAACTGGAGAGAGCGAAAGCGGACAAATACACCGGGTAGCTTTGATGGTACAAATGAGTAG